The Aspergillus chevalieri M1 DNA, chromosome 5, nearly complete sequence genome includes a region encoding these proteins:
- a CDS encoding uncharacterized protein (COG:I;~EggNog:ENOG410PGF9), producing MPKKRHNPIFTKPVDTPHHTLLSSPRNSQNDRFRSSSSAQPSVNDLIHHLRRTQVSSSDDRTSSPSGVITPRSVHPSLRNLLELPETPPPRPRPNARRVGVGRLRRTPGPPPPESWLLGNNQSTSNEPDSEQDDVDTAAETERVIYRLERLPGTTFPPRNGLLHMTLKAMAQHWAWHVAYDGQFLAMLPAQVKVLLLSYITVYGRDQPLRGLVRGLKPLIAVDESDEDYQGSELDGISRLDFGGALGRWMGFKELNNELFLSQRPDAVNLPRKSKEPVPASWEDYEEEASSIPKSLEHGCRFENLRFLSLAHPHPSAANWKSLLKLLSRLSILTHLSLAHWPVPTLTPNAINARVRHPTHRSLTFSYGGTDSYSAMENNWAEAAGILRKLSHATYCLKWLDLEGCGDWIPALSWTGHGPDGEVYRTGPEWNGAWRDIEWICLGPGWLPHIDDAEILGMHTRDAGAGRPSTSAGTRPQQQQAYQSPAFRSLASSIHAPPTPPPSLSRIRGIETDDDDSGSDTSWDVEVERVKYRRAKELERYRETVRTARTVQQQVQQLRREGKGKWVNLSLGIEELKEDVLRGLLGDEHMGFLP from the coding sequence ATGCCCAAAAAACGACATAACCCGATCTTCACAAAGCCTGTCGACACTCCGCATCATACTCTTCTCAGTTCTCCTCGAAATTCTCAAAATGACAGGTTCCGATCATCGTCAAGCGCCCAGCCATCCGTCAACGACCTGattcatcatctccgccgCACCCAAGTATCCAGCTCTGATGATCGTACCTCAAGTCCCTCCGGCGTCATCACTCCTCGATCTGTGCATCCCTCTCTGCGAAATCTTCTCGAACTCCCCGAAACGCCGCCTCCGCGACCCCGCCCCAATGCGCGCCGTGTCGGCGTTGGACGATTGAGAAGAACCCCGGGACCCCCGCCACCAGAGAGCTGGCTATTGGGAAATAACCAAAGTACCAGCAACGAACCCGATTCCGAACAAGACGATGTCGATACCGCCGCAGAAACAGAACGAGTTATCTACCGACTAGAACGACTACCGGGGACGACATTCCCTCCGCGAAATGGCCTATTACACATGACTCTCAAGGCCATGGCCCAGCACTGGGCATGGCATGTAGCATACGATGGACAGTTTCTGGCTATGCTCCCTGCGCAAGTTAAAGTGTTGTTGCTGAGTTATATTACTGTTTATGGGAGGGATCAGCCGCTGAGGGGGTTGGTGCGTGGGTTGAAACCGTTGATTGCTGTCGATGAGAGCGACGAGGATTATCAAGGGTCTGAATTGGATGGTATCTCCCGATTGGACTTTGGCGGTGCACTGGGAAGATGGATGGGGTTCAAGGAGCTTAACAATGAATTGTTTCTGTCGCAGAGGCCTGATGCCGTAAACTTACCGCGCAAGTCGAAGGAACCTGTCCCGGCATCATGGGAGGATTACGAGGAAGAAGCTTCATCTATACCAAAGTCTCTTGAGCACGGCTGTCGATTTGAGAACCTCCGCTTTCTGTCCCTGGCGCACCCCCATCCTTCCGCCGCGAACTGGAAATCCCTCCTCAAGCTACTCTCCCGTTTATCGATTCTCACTCATCTATCACTCGCCCACTGGCCCGTTCCAACTCTCACACCAAACGCCATTAACGCTCGCGTTCGCCACCCAACTCACAGATCCCTCACGTTCTCTTACGGCGGCACAGACAGCTACTCCGCTATGGAGAACAACTGGGCCGAAGCAGCGGGTATCTTGCGCAAACTATCACATGCTACTTACTGCCTGAAATGGCTGGATCTCGAAGGTTGTGGTGACTGGATTCCGGCGCTAAGTTGGACGGGACACGGCCCTGATGGCGAGGTATATCGCACGGGACCTGAGTGGAACGGAGCTTGGAGAGATATTGAGTGGATTTGTTTGGGACCTGGGTGGTTGCCGCATATTGATGATGCTGAGATTCTTGGTATGCATACTCGTGATGCTGGTGCCGGAAGGCCATCAACGTCGGCGGGGACGCGgccacaacagcaacaagcgTACCAATCGCCTGCGTTCCGATCACTAGCATCGTCCATCCACGCACCGCCAACCCCGCCGCCATCTTTGTCCCGTATAAGGGGAATCGAGAccgatgacgatgatagcGGGAGTGATACTTCCTGGGACGTGGAAGTCGAACGCGTCAAGTACCGACGCGCGAAGGAGCTAGAGCGTTATCGGGAGACTGTGCGTACCGCGAGGACGGTCCAGCAACAGGTGCAGCAGCTCAGACGGGAAGGAAAGGGGAAGTGGGTGAATCTCTCGCTTGGGATCGAGGAACTTAAGGAGGATGTACTTAGGGGTTTGCTGGGGGATGAGCACATGGGTTTCCTTCCGTAG
- a CDS encoding tafazzin (COG:I;~EggNog:ENOG410PGF9;~InterPro:IPR000872,IPR002123;~PFAM:PF01553;~go_function: GO:0016746 - transferase activity, transferring acyl groups [Evidence IEA];~go_process: GO:0006644 - phospholipid metabolic process [Evidence IEA]), translating into MSSDGDSGAATAECPSLPWRLLSSTTMLGVSALCRGFLYGLSHPEVNGLESFLEVIESRKDPAQRTRGLLTVSNHTSVMDDPIMWGALPMRYHMRFPATNMRWSFGSHDICYQGRPLALFFTMGQVLPTHRLAHSPFGGLSQPAVTQAIRLLSKGPFPVDSYRALPERQDWSIQNVCVDPFSDLPTAYTTNGQDSHLAPSAYACNSHAWMHIFPEGKIHQAPHKTMRYFKWGVARLILEASECPDVVPIWLEGLDQVMHESRKFPRFLPRAGKNISITFGNKVDTETVFGEYRRRWKQLREKVEKSSPSARDLPLGVLNEELLYGEEAVELRREVTKKIRDLVLDVRRTRGLPDEDPKEGLVETWLEEGPKREGKMKDDSWVRDI; encoded by the exons ATGTCCAGCGATGGGGATTCCGGCGCAGCTACGGCAGAATGCCCTTCTCTGCCATGGAGGCTGCTGTCTTCGACGACCATGCTCGGCGTGAGTGCGTTGTGTCGCGGGTTTCTGTATGGGTTGAGCCATCCGGAGGTCAATGGGTTGGAGTCGTTTCTGGAGGTTATTGAGTCGAGGAAGGATCCGGCGCAGAGGACCAGGGGGTTGCTCACTG TCTCAAATCACACGAGCGT AATGGATGATCCAATTATGTGGGGAGCTTTGCCAATGCGATACCATATGCGATTCCCGGCGACGAACATGCGGTGGTCTTTTGGGAGTCATGATATTTGTTACCAAGGCCG ACCGCTGGCATTGTTCTTCACAATGGGCCAAGTGCTACCCACCCATCGACTTGCGCATTCGCCCTTCGGTGGTCTTTCGCAGCCTGCAGTGACCCAGGCGATTCGATTACTTTCAAAAGGACCGTTTCCTGTTGACTCCTACCGTGCTTTGCCAGAACGTCAGGATTGGAGCATACAGAATGTCTGCGTTGACCCATTTTCCGACCTTCCTACTGCCTACACGACGAATGGTCAGGATTCTCACCTGGCGCCCTCCGCTTATGCCTGCAACTCGCATGCGTGGATGCACATCTTCCCTGAAGGAAAGATTCACCAGGCGCCGCATAAGACGATGCGGTATTTCAAATGGGGAGTTGCACGACTTATCCTAGAAGCCAGTGAGTGCCCAGATGTTGTGCCCATCTGGCTGGAGGGTTTGGACCAGGTTATGCATGAAAGCCGCAAGTTCCCACGATTCCTACCCCGAGCGGGAAAGAACATTAGCATCACGTTCGGAAACAAGGTCGATACGGAAACCGTGTTCGGCGAGTACAGAAGACGATGGAAGCAACTTAGGGAGAAAGTTGAAAAGAGCTCGCCCTCCGCTCGAGATCTTCCGCTCGGAGTTCTAAACGAGGAACTGCTGTATGGTGAGGAAGCAGTCGAGCTGCGCAGAGAAGTCACCAAGAAGATAAGAGACCTTGTGCTGGATGTCCGGCGGACTAGAGGATTGCCTGATGAGGATCCTAAGGAAGGTCTCGTGGAGACATGGCTCGAAGAAGGTCCTAAGCGTGAGGGTAAGATGAAGGACGATTCATGGGTTCGGGATATTTGA